Genomic window (Musa acuminata AAA Group cultivar baxijiao chromosome BXJ1-9, Cavendish_Baxijiao_AAA, whole genome shotgun sequence):
AAATCCAAACCCCAGCTGATTAAAGCGTGGGCTCCTCTCCTGTTCCACCATCGTGACGGGAGATAGCACTGTGTAAATCCTGGAAATGTTAGATCAAGATGATGGATTCCGCACCTGATCATTTAGTAGTCGGGGATAAGTGTGTCTGCTCATTTATGAGGTGCACAGTGTAAGGTCGTCCTGAATCCACCAACTTCTGCAGCTGCTAATTCACTAACAGTTGGGGCCACGCAGCTGTCTTCGCAATGAAGGGGTGAGGTGATTGATTAATGCTGCAACATAGTGGCCCGCAGCAGTAGGTTTGGGGGAAGCCTCTCTGAGTCTTTCCTTAGCGTTCTTCTGAGTACAGTGCTGCCCGCCTTCTTTAGCCCGTATCAACATAACCTCCTCGATTTGAATGGAGGACATGTTCTGTCCATCTCCATCTCATCAGCTCATATAGGATTCTATCCCTTTTCATTGATCGATCCTTATCTGAGATCATCTCATTGATTCCACAGACGAGTGGATAGAATGATGGATTTAGTCTTCGTAATCGATTCTTGGTAATCCTTTAGCAGATTAGCAATGAACACAGATTTATGGGTGATATCATGCTCTTTGTGTTTCTGGAAGCACATGGGATCACATGATCCTTCCAACCCCTGCTATTTCTATCTCTGCTGTTCATGAGAGGTGTCAGAACATGAGGTGTCATTCAGATGACAGCTTTTAAGCCAATAAATATGCAATACATTGCATCTCTCAATTTGTGATGGAAAGACATGCCACCAAAGATGCTATGAAAACTTTGAACTGCTACTCTCTCTCTCGAAAGGTCCTTTTCCTGAACACATTGATCTTAGCTTTTACAACTGTCCTCTTCCTTTGCATCTCACTAGCTGTCGATGTTTCTTTTCGAAAGAATCAGACAATCCATCAATGAATGGTCATAGAATTTACTTCCGAGCTTTTGCTCATGCATTTTTTCTGGAGCACATCCATTGGAGTCAAGAAAGGATTTAGGACTTCTCTCTTATGTGTGCTTGTTTGAGATCAAATAGTAGGTGGAAACAGAGTCGATTGAAAGAACAAGTTTGGTAGGTGAAGTGTGAGATGTTTCCATCCAATTTCATGCCATATTTCTCAAGATAGATCACCAAAGAGAACATGAATAATCTGACAAAGGGTCACTTCGTCTCTGCATTGCTGTTTGATAACACACGACTCAGTGCATGAGATCTCCAGCGGCTGCGATgcagagatgatgatgatggttaGAACATGTAACTGGGCAGGATGCGGACGTTCATGATCGAGGTGTTCATGTGCCACACGCACAACGCGGCATGGCACACCCTGCACAACGTCATCTGCGCCAGCGCGGAGAAGATGGAGAGCTACCTGGAGACGGTGCGGGAGAAGCTGAGTTGCGAGGTGCGGGTGTTCCACGGGGGCAACGACGAGCTCCTCCCCGTCGACTGCAGCTACGACCTGGCGGCCAGGATCCCCAGGGCTCGCGTCAAGGTGTTCGAGAAGAAGGACCACGTCACCATCATCGTCGGCCAGCAGCGTGCCTTCGCCCGGGAGCTGGAGGAGATATGGAGGGAAGCAGGGACGTAGGGAGGAAGACATgccgatgaggaggaggaggaggagcgaccAAAGACGCTCTGCCTCTCATAGAAAGAGAAACAGTAAGAGATGTGTATTATTCTccgctttcttttctcttctctcttcagAAGCCGTCGTCTGTTGATCGCTGTGATTTGGACCGAATCATGCATTGACGTTTAGGGGTTGGCCTACGTATGAAAATACGATCTGAGTCAATAAGGAAATCAATGTTATGTGTTTCATGCGATGCGTGCCGTATCAGAACATTCCATTGGCAGAGTGTTACGAGAGAACTCACCATTGCAAATATTATGCCCATATTAGTCATCACCTAATGCAGTTTTTCTCTACCATCAATTATCTGCTGCTCCACATTGAATTTTGTACTGTCTTTTACTGTTAACGTGACCTCCAAATTTCATAATGATTGattcattatttttcttgattaataagaataataataggTACTAAATGTACCTATTAGTACACCGGATATAAGATTGCTTGAGCTTTATTTGTATTCATAACAAGGCTAAATACTTATTAGTACGTCCGATAGAAAATATAAGATCGCTTGGTTGGTACGAGTACGTCGATTTATGAGAAATTATTTGATATGAATGTCCGTCATAATTTTGTCCCTTATCTATAAAGGAGTAGAGGTGATTCTAGCATTAATAAGATTTTGATTCTCttgattaattttttatgtttatgtcGATCGTAATTAATCTTTATCTATAATCATGGATGAATGATTTTCAATTGAGTTAAATCAATTGATTTTTTTCTTCCCATCTTGCTTTGTAAAAATGAAACTTAAATAATTAACATATGTAGCAAAAGAACTAATAAAAAGCTTTTGATTGAATTTGGTAGGGGATGTAACATTAAGGAACCtcatataaataaaatcaaaataaattaggtTAAGGGTCCACCAATACTTCTTTGATGTAGGAAGATCGGCTCTTTTCTATTATTCACTTAATTTCTTTGGTTAGAAATACTAAGAGTTATCACTTTTAAAgaaatcaatatattttttattacactTAGAATAAgagtaaaatataatttataagcTTTAATTTAATCATGATGGATAAAAACGTAGATTCGCTTATAAATAAACGAGTGTGTTactattaatttaatttaaatattttaaattattgattcacactaaataaaattaataagttAATTATTTATATGATCGTGATTATAATATTGAAGCCACCTATAGATAAAGTATAATAATGAGACTCAATAAAAGGGATATTATCGGGTTAGTTTGATAAATTACACTACTTTCAATTATGTATTTTTATTTACACATGGAAGGCTAGTGAAACTGGGCTATGCCACTAACCATTAATGCAGAGTCATGTTTATTTTCCTTATTGTGGGATTGAGTATAAACTAAATTCCAAAAAATAGTTTAGACATATTTAAAAAAGAGCCCATAGGGTGGTCCATGAAGCCCACTAAAATTCCCAATCAGTTCTCAAGTAGCTTGCAGATAAGTGTGGTGGGGAACTGATATTTTTTGTCATGTTCTCTCTGATCATAGAGTGGTATTCTTCTTAATAAGATTTATTGTTATGACTTACGATTGGTTATCACTAACAATGAATCGGGTGATGATTATGACAACATCATGGTTTGTAATATATTATCACGTACTTAGTTTGTTTTGTCTAAATTGTATGGTATCCTTGCATGTTTGTTTGCAAAGAGAATACGAGTTAGAGTAAATGTTTAACTTAGGATCTACAAGTACTTATTTCAATAAATACTAGATAGGCAATGTAACTTCAAATATTTCACAAGTTTTGAATGATTGCACGATAAAAAGTTCGAAGTGGTATGTCGCAATCGAgagtccccacaagtgcccacataatACTATTGTGAAATGAAACAACGAACCAACCCTAAACACTATGCAAAGGCCCATCTAGTTATATGTCACTCGAAGCTCATAGGTACTATATTAACCGACATTTTGCACCATTCTACAGAGTTAGAAAATCCTCAAAATGATTACTTGGATAGGTTATTTCTAGATAATTTTACTTTTATGTGACGACTATACACAACTTACATTTACAAACCCAAAATAACTATAAAAACTAATCAAAATGAGGTTGCTAAGTCTACTACAAACCATCTATAGGTTATGtaaagtataaaaataaataaaaaatataaacatacacaagtattacatgACGAAGAAAGTAATAATACGACGAATAAAGTATTACATCGAACATTTTGTTTACAATTTTATCCGTAATAATATGACGAAGAAAGTAAACATACTAACACCAGGGTTGATAGGTTAGAGAAACACACGAGGATGATATCATGTGCAATgttgttaaaaataaaataaaataaaataatttttaatatataaaaattttaatataattttttaaaatataaaaaagtagGATGTAAAAGGTCAggagataaaatatataattagctcatgCAGCCGACTTAAGCCGTCAAACTAGCTCACAGGTAAGTCCGGTGCGGAACTGATTTTTCTTTTTCGGTCGAGTTCTTTGTGACAGGAAAGTGGCGTTCTTCGTGTTACGACTTACACCCAAGAGATTGGTTACGAGCTCGCGGTATTATTTCCCTCATCCACGAAGCTCTGAATTGAAAGCACACCCCACCAACCTTATCGGAAATCTCGAGGAGGCtgtgaagaagaaggggaagaggaAAGACAGCTCAAGTTGGAACGCGCCGATGGCTTTTACGGGAGTCCTCTTCCCTGCCACCGCCACTGGCGCCtcgcaccgccaccgccacctccACCCGCTCTGTCCGAAGCCGCGCCGCCTCTCCTCTACCACCCGCACGCTCGCCCTGCCCTCGTCTGCCGACCTCCCCGTTCTCGATGCCCCGGTCGCCCTTGCCGCTGCCTCCTCCGTCGCCGCCCTCGCCGCCGCCCTCTCGCTCTCCGACCCCGAGCGGCGCCGCCGGCAGCAGGCGGAGGACGTTGGCGGCGGCGACAAGGAGGTTGTCCGCGACTACTTCAACAACACCGGCTTCGAGCGCTGGAAGAAGATCTACGGCGAGGCTACCGAAGGCGTGAACCGCGTGCAGCTCGACATCCGCCTCGGCCACGCCCAGACCGTCGAGAACGCCCTCAGCATGCTCCGCGACGGTGGTCCGCTCGCCGGACTATCCGTTTGCGACGCCGGCTGCGGCACCGGAAGCCTCTCTATCCCCCTCGCTTCCGAGGGCGCCCTCGTCTCCGCCAGCGACATCTCCGCCGCCATGGTGTCCGAGGCTGAGCGCCAGGCCCGCGAAGCCCTTGCCGACCGACCCGACCTCCAAATGCCCAAATTCGAGGTAAAGGATCTCGAGAGCCTAGACGGAAAATTCGACATCGTGGTGTGCTTGGACGTGCTGATTCACTACCCTCAAGGGAAGGCCGAGGCCATGATCGCGCACTTGGCATCGCTGGCTGAGTCAAGGCTGGTTCTCAGTTTCGCGCCCAAGACGTTGTACTATGACCTGCTGAAGAGGGTGGGCGAACTGTTCCCTGGGCCGAGCAAGGCGACGAGGGCGTATCTGCACGCAGAGAGGGATGTGGAGCGGGCTCTGGAGAAGGTCGGGTGGAGGGTGAGGAAGAGGGGCTTCATCCGTACGCAGTTCTACTTTGCCAAGTTGGTCGAGGCGGTGCCAGTGGGCTTGGCATGAGATGATGATAACCAAAGGCACAAGGCTTTTGCCGGGAGAGGTATGTGTTCTTGTGTCTTCTTGTTCAGCTGGAATTCCTCATTTTGTATATTTCATCTAATTGTTGAAGGGTATTTAGATGAGTAGAATTCTCAGTATCTCCATGGAACTTCTATGAGTAGAGAAGCTATGTTTTGCAATTCCATTTGAAACCTTAGGAGTCTACAAGACATTACTTCAGTATTGCAGGACTCGAGCAATACAGAGTTATACTTGATGCGGATTGATCAGGCAACACTACATATAAATCTCCGATTGCCGCTCAGCCTAGTGTGATTATTTATGCTATCTTAATTCTTGGGCAATGTTACTTGAGCTATATGAGCTAATTCAAATATGCTTTTTGGTTGATACATTGCCAATTAATTAAAGAGAGATACTGATGGAATATTAGTTCTAGATGCCCTATGAATTCTCTTAGCAATGACTGCTGCCTCCTTTCAGGAGTATGTTGTCTTGAGAAATTCATGAAATgcaactttaaaaaaattataacaaatgtGGGATTTGCTAATGCAGCTTTAGTGGGCACCATTTATCATATTACATGGCCACTCATTACTGACGTATAATTGTCTATCttgtttttcatatatatatatatatatatatatatatatatatatagatagagagagagagagagagagaccacaaACTAAGAAGTTTTTCTTTAACATTGCTTTAGATGGCCGGTCACCAATTTTGAATTCTTTTGGAGGTAATTGAGTATTTAGTTTAGATCTTTTATAGATGAAACCTGTTGGCTATGACCCTATAAATGTATTTTGGCGAGTAGCCTTTATTACAGGGTAGCTTGGAAAACCCATAATGTGAGTCTGTCCATACCTGGAGCTCTATGTCATTCGTCGCTTGATTATTGGCCAAAATTGTTTCTCCAAAGTCGAGTcatcgagagagagagaccacAAACTAAGAAGTTTTTCTTTAACATTGCTTTAGATGGCCGGTCACCAATTTTGAATTCTTTTGGAGGTAATTGAGTATTTAGTTTAGATCTTTTATAGATGAAACCTGTTGGCTATGACCCTGTAAATGTATTTTGGCGAGTAGCCTTTATTACAAGGTAGCTTAGAAAACCCATAATGTGAGTCTGTCCGTACCTAGAGCTATATGTCATTCGTCGCTTGATTATTGGCCAAAATTGTTTCTCCAAAGTCGAGTCATCGATAGTGAATTATCAAACTAtttaataacaaaagaaaagaggTTATCATGCTAAGAGATCATGGGGTGCATATTACTACATTGACAATTTATTTGTTACATTCCATTTTTGACTTAATATATATGTCCAGCATGAAAAGAAGTGTTAAATAGAAAATCTAGTTGATAATCAAATGCTAcatgaaagaaacaaaaatttctcCATCATGTATCCCTGACCGTATGGGGAGACAGATGAATTCAAGAGTTAGATCAGGTCTAATAGGTCTATAGTGGTTCATACTTTTTTTAGATGAAAACCAGGAGCAAGATGTTTACCATTTAGATATTTGAAATCTGACAATACAATTTTATTTTCACCTTTATATGTTGTGGTTTTGTTTCACCAGGATAAAAATTTGAATTAGTTTCTTGATTATCTTGATTAATACCATAGTAGCATGCTATAGTTTGTCCTTTGCATTGTTAAACAGATTAATCCTCAATTTTCCCCAAGTATAATTCActgcattctttttatttatattcatCTTATATCTGGTGCCTTCATTCTGAAAAATTGAACTGATACTAAGATTGCCAGTATCCATCCGACAAATCAAACATTGCGAAGAATCTTCATCCTTGTTTAAGTTGATAATCGTCCTATATGAATTTAGTTCCAGATCATATGTTTGCTACTGTGTGTGAATCATAAAATGGGAAGCTATAACATGACACATAATGCCAAGTAGGACATCCTTCTATCTCTGTCAACCACTTGAAAAATAACCTCAAAACCTATTTTCCTCTAGAATTCTAGCTTGCTACTCATGCCCTTCAGAAGTACTTGTTGTCGATATCGTAGTCAAATTTCAGCATGTTGCATTTTGCAGGTAGAATGACTAATATTTTGTTGTTGCCCATAAATTATAGGTACCTGCTGATCTTGAAATATAGTCTTTGTTAGCTTGGTATTCAGGATGAAATGTCTCTGTATGTCATTGCCCTGTTTTCATCACAGGCTAACTTGCTCTTTCATTTTGGTAAACTTTTTCATCCTAATATAATGGAGAAGATGGTCaacaatttttcttttttctcttaatcCTTGGCAGAATATCCCGGagggtttctcttcttcttcttcttcttcttctttaatttttgttcccGGTTCTGGTCTTGGTTCTAAAGCTAATATGTATTCCTTAATGGTACACTGTCTAGAGTAGGAAGTTTGATATTACAGATACATGTAGTGAGCTGTTGATTATTGATTTTAGAAGCAGTGAAGTTAGATAATATTTTCTTCCTCCCAACTTCCAGTATCTCAAAATTCCTCTTTTATATAGACTAATCACTCTAGTGTTGCAATATTAGCTTGTTTTTAGTGTGAGCATGAGGTGAGGCTTCTTCGCCTCATGTATCTTCTACCAGACATAGATGGATTTGAGTGTATAGATTGATCTTATTCTGTTCTGCTGGTAAGAAAGGTTTTCTGCTAATACGTTTATAACCTTTGGAAAATCTGCACTCTTGGAGAATTCAGAGACCAATTGTCATTGCCAAGGATAATAGCTCACTGTCTGTCAAGAACTGTGCCATGATAGTTCACtctttcataattatatttttattttatctttgttttaccgtaaaaataatatttcatatcGAAAGTAATTGATCGTTGCTGACCCTTAAAACATGTTTCCGTGGAAGCATTCTCTACTTAAGAAACAATCCGAAACGGTACTGCAGTGAACTCCAAGGTACGTCCGTCCTCATGCTTCGCCTTGCTATATGTGTATGTTGCCTAAGCTCAAATCCCTACCCCATCGATCGGGTGGAAGAGGCCAGATGGAGAAGCTCTCTGATTCCGGACTCgccgcctccctcctcctcctcctcgcctttCTCTGTTCCTTGACGCCTTCCGCTGCAGACGATAGCCCGCTTCAAGATCTGTGTCCCGCGGCGCCGCAAGGAGAAGCAAAGCTCTTCATGAATGGCTTCCTCTGCAAGAGCCCCAGCAGCGTCATGGCCTCCGACTTCAAGACCTCGCGGCTCAACCACGCGGGCGACACCGACAACTTCCTCCGGTCGTCCATGAACGTGGTGACGGCCGCCGACTTCCCCGGCCTCAACACGCAGGGCCTCTCCATGGCCCGCACCGACCTGGCCATGGACGGCATGGTCCTGCCCCACTCCCACCCCCGGGCGTCCGAGATGATGTTCGTCTCCCACGGCACGGTGGTGGCAGGGTTCGTGGACAGCGGGAACCGTCTGTTCCAGCGGACGCTGCGGGACGGCGACGTGTTCGTGTTCCCCCGCGGCCTGCTCCACTTCTGCGTGAACGCCGGGTATGGGCTGGCGACCACCTTCTCGGTGCTCAACAGCCAGAACCCGGGCGTGATGAGCATCGCGGGCGCCATGTTCGCGCCCGGATCCGACGTGATGGAGAAGCTCGTGTCGAGGATCTTAAGCTTCAAAGCTGGGAACGCCACAGCCACCGTGAGCTCTGTTTGATAGTGATGATGACGTTGTATTTATTATCATCTCATGTTGAGGATGATAAATGGATGATCTTTTTCTTACCAACACACAATCAATATGCAAATTGAATTGGGCTGATTGCAGATTTACGTTCTGACTCGGATTTAGGTTGTTCTTTTGAACCCAACCACAATTTTGTTTGGGGACCTCAACCCGAACCGGACCCAAGTCTAATTATTGTTGCCGTGGACCTGACTGAATCAATTTTGACTGGTTGGCCCGAAGACGAGTGGGGTCAATTTGGCCCTCCGCCACCATTCGCTCTCCTTAATCTCCGGCCCATTTGCGTAAGAAACTCCTTTCTCGCCTCGGGCTCGCTAGAAAGCGATCGAGatcggaggaggagaggagaaaggAGAGTGGAGGGGAGAGCGATGGGGAAGGAGGAGCTGACCGAGGAGCAGGTGGCGTCGATGCGGGAGGCGTTCACCCTGTTTGACACGGACGGGGACGGGCGGATCGCGTCGTCGGAACTGGGGATCCTGATGCGATCTCTGGGCGGCAACCCCACGCAGGCCCAGTTGAAGGAGATCGCCGCCTCGGAGGGCCTCACCGCCCCCTTCGACTTCCCCCGCTTCCTCGACCTCATGCGCAAGCACCTCCGCCCCGAGCCCTTCGATCGCCAGCTTCGCGATGCCTTCCGCGTCCTCGACAAGGACGGCACCGGAACCGTCGCCGTCGCCGACCTCCGCCACGTCCTCACCAGCATCGGCGAGAAGCTCGAGCCCAACGAGTTTGACGAGTGGATCCGCGAGGTCGAGGTCGCCCCTGACGGCACCATCCGCTACGAGGACTTCATCCTTCGCATGGTCGCCAAGTGATCCGTCCGATCTCATCCCCTCTTACGATTCTTGGCCTAGGTATGGTGGTGGATCTACGCTTGTGTTCCTTTCCTTCAATTTCCCTCCCATATTTAATTCTTTTTAAGATCTCTTGGTCTTGGTTGGGATCTTGTTAGCTTGTGTACATTCCTTTCAAAGTTCTTATGTTTGTAGGATGCATACACTTTAATTATGTCTGTGGTTGGAATTTTGCTCATAATAACAATTGAATATGATATGTACGGTGATCTTATAATTTCTCTAATTAAATTCTGATTCCGATCTAAACTTTTAAGGTATCGACTGATGcaaaatacttatgattaagccaCAGAGATCTATTAAAAGTCTATTACAAAAACTCCCTTCAGTATCTGAGGATACAACTCTTCTTGCCAAGCTAATTTCAGATTATCTTACGTAGTTAGACctttttagtattttgatccctagacttaaaaaatttatattaaaatttctatagttatgaaagtaaaacatctaaCTTTATTTACCCTAACATCATTGGTTCTACCGATGGTAGCATTAAATTatggacaaaaaaataattttaatatttcaattatatttttGGTGATGGCAGACGATGGTGCCGTTGGGTGTCGTAGGtagctattgtggatgaggagggagaTCAACGACGAGAGGTGAgacaaagagagaggaggaagaggacaatGCAGATGCTGACGCTTTGTATCTGTGTCGGGATTGATGCAGATGCATATGTAGAGCAGCGAAAGGGCCACTCGGCATTTGAATCAACGTCGACATAGATGTAAATATAGATGCAGAGTATCACTTGACATCTGCATTGGTGCCGACACACATGCAGATGCAGAGCGCGTTGCTATGCATCTGCGTTGGCGCTAACAATGATGTGGGGAAGGGCGGTGCTGCTCTACATCTATATCGACGCCAATGCAAATGCAGAGTGTCAATTTCTGtgttgtcctcttcctcttctctctttcCCTCACCTCTCTTCGTTGCTGTCTGTCATAATCGAAAATGTAACTGGGACGTTGAAATTACTTTTTTGCCCATTGTTTTCGTACTTCCGTCAATAAAACTAACAACGCTAGGGTTAATAGAGCTAGATGTTTCACTCTCATAATCATGCGGATTCCAATGTAAATTTTGAAATCTAGGGACCAGAATGCTAAAAAGGTCTAATTAcaggggataatatgtaattagcctctCCTTGCTACTAAAATACTGAACCTAGAAGTCCTAGCAAAACTAACTACCCAGTTGGCAACCTTGTTTGCCTCTCTAGAAGCACGGTTAATAGTAATGCCATCAAACATTCTCATCGAGACAAAGATGTCACTGTACGTGCTGAGTTGCTGCCAAGGAGGTGGTTTCTTCTTGTTAAAAATTTCTGCCAGGTTTCACAGCATCACTCTTCGCCGGCAGCCATGAAATTCTCTCGTTGATTGCTATCTGTATGCCTTCCCTTGCAACAATAACTTCACCCCTTCCCTCCAGGGCTTTCTTGTACATACCTACCACCTGAAACCAAGCAATTGCCATTAGAATCTCTGAGGATAAAGTCTAttccccctatatattttttggagaCCACACTCCACCAGTGTTCAATTTTAATCATCTATAGTGAGGTTTC
Coding sequences:
- the LOC135593727 gene encoding probable calcium-binding protein CML7 isoform X3 translates to MGKEELTEEQVASMREAFTLFDTDGDGRIASSELGILMRSLGGNPTQAQLKEIAASEGLTAPFDFPRFLDLMRKHLRPEPFDRQLRDAFRVLDKDGTGTVAVADLRHVLTSIGEKLEPNEFDEWIREVEVAPDGTIRYEDFILRMVAK
- the LOC135593728 gene encoding magnesium protoporphyrin IX methyltransferase, chloroplastic-like, which gives rise to MAFTGVLFPATATGASHRHRHLHPLCPKPRRLSSTTRTLALPSSADLPVLDAPVALAAASSVAALAAALSLSDPERRRRQQAEDVGGGDKEVVRDYFNNTGFERWKKIYGEATEGVNRVQLDIRLGHAQTVENALSMLRDGGPLAGLSVCDAGCGTGSLSIPLASEGALVSASDISAAMVSEAERQAREALADRPDLQMPKFEVKDLESLDGKFDIVVCLDVLIHYPQGKAEAMIAHLASLAESRLVLSFAPKTLYYDLLKRVGELFPGPSKATRAYLHAERDVERALEKVGWRVRKRGFIRTQFYFAKLVEAVPVGLA
- the LOC135593730 gene encoding germin-like protein 11-1, encoding MCMLPKLKSLPHRSGGRGQMEKLSDSGLAASLLLLLAFLCSLTPSAADDSPLQDLCPAAPQGEAKLFMNGFLCKSPSSVMASDFKTSRLNHAGDTDNFLRSSMNVVTAADFPGLNTQGLSMARTDLAMDGMVLPHSHPRASEMMFVSHGTVVAGFVDSGNRLFQRTLRDGDVFVFPRGLLHFCVNAGYGLATTFSVLNSQNPGVMSIAGAMFAPGSDVMEKLVSRILSFKAGNATATVSSV